TCACTGTCACGCCCGTGTGTACTTAGACATGCATGGCTTAATCTTTGAGACAAGCATATGCTACTGGCAGGATCAACCAGGTAGCCGCCCAAGCTGCGCGGGGATCGGAGCCGGCGAAGGGCGGGCCGGCGACGGCGGGGCCGAACGCCGGCGTGGGCCGGCTCGGGTGGCCCCCTCCGCCTCGCGGCGGGGCCGGGCGGGGACCGCGGGGCTCGCGGCGGTCGGGCCGGAGCGGGAAGGCCCTCAGGCCTCCCGCTGGCCCTCGGGAGGTCTCTCTGGGGACGGTCGGCTCCGAGTCACGCTAGAAAAGTCGGCACCCTCGGAGGCGGGCGAACGCCGGGGTCGGAGCCGCGGCCGGGAGGCAGGCGCCCGGCGACGCGCGAGCCGCTCAGCGGAGGAGGGCAGCTTCACCCCGCGCCCCGGGACGGCGCGGGGCCGACAAGCACGCCGCGGCCCGAGCGGGGAGGCGGGGCTCGGACCCACCGGGTGGAGGATCCGGGCCGCGAAGCGACGCTTCGAGTCGGTCGCCGAGGCGGGGGCGTCCGCTCCGCCTGAACACCGGCCCGCGGAGGCCGGCCCGCGAGGTCCCTCCCGAGGCGACCGCGGAGTCCACGATCGATCGGGGAGAAGGAGGACCCGTCCGACCGCTCGTCAGCCCTCCCAGGGCGAACGAGGCGGTCCCTGCCGCGGACGGGTGGCGCCGCACGGCACAGCACGGTGTACTTGCCGCCGGTGGAGGGCCGGTAGACCGGCACGCCTCAAGGGTTCTGAAGTCGCCAGAAATCTCCGCGCACCTGGCGAACCCGGCTTTGGGATCCTCGACGCCGTGGGAGTTTCCGGCGTCCGCGGCGGGCGACGCCGGGACTCCCGGATGCCGAGGTCGGCCGCAGCCGCCGAGTCCGCCCCTGTCCGCCTTCCGGTGGACCGGGACGGGCGGCTCCACTCCCAGAGAAACAccaccggtctaccgggcctgggtgCGGCGACCGGCGGAGAGGAGGACCACATCCCGGCGCCGTGCCGGCGGGCCTCGTCGCCCACCTCGGCCGaggcctcggtcccgtcgcccggctccggagccgtccgcggcgggcagaggaccggtctcccggacccGGCGGCGGCAGCCGCTGGCGCGGGACGGGATCAGCGCCGGGGCCTCGGGCCTCGGTCCGTCACCTCGGaggcctcggtcccgtcgccgggccccaggccgtccgcggcgggcagaggaccggtctcccggacctgTCGCGGCGGCCTCGGCGGGGAGGATCGGCTCCGGCTCCTCGgcctcggtcgggcacctccggcgaggccgcggtgccgtcgccgggccccaggccgtccgcgtcgggcagagaccggtctaccgggcctgggcgcgggacgAGACCCCGGCGCGGGCCTCggcctcggtccggcacctccgccgaggccgcggtgccgtcgcccggcccaggccgtccgcgtcgggcagtgGGACCGGTCTCCCGGCCCCGGAACGGCGGCAGGCGCTTGgagcgcgggacgggatcccggcgcggGCCTCGGgcctcggtcgggcacctccgccgaggccgcggtcccgtcgccgggccccggagccgtccgcggcgggcagaggaccggtctcccggacctgTCGCGGCGGCCTCGGCGGGGAGGATCGGCTCCGGCTCCTCGGCCTCGGTCAGGCACCTccggcgaggccgcggtgccgtcgccgggccccggccgtccgcggcgggcaggaagaccggtctaccgggcctgggcgcgggacgGGATCGGCGCCGGGGCCTCGggcctcggtccggcacctccgccgaggccgcggtgccgtcgcccggcccggcccgtccgcgtcgggcaggagaccggtctaccgggcctgggcgcgggacgGGATCGGCGCGGGCCTCggcctcggtccggcacctccgccgaggccgcggtgccgtcgcccggcccaggccgtccgcgtcgggcaggagaccggtctaccgggcgcaggcgcgggacgggatcccggcgcggAGCCTCGGGCCTCGGGACCGGTCTGCCGGACCAGCGCGGCGGCATCGGCGGGGCGGATCCCGACCCTCGGTCGGGCAGCTCCGCCAgcctcggtcccgtcgcccggCCTCGGGGCCATCCGCGGGATGCGGCGGGACCGGTCTACCGTGGAGGCGGGCGGGACGGTCTACCTTCTGGGAAGTCTGCAGTTTCaattcaagagtcctgctttcttgggaagattggaggtGAGACCTCACTCACTCCCTGACCCTGGCcctggcccggcccggcccgTCCCGGCCCGTCCGTCCCGGCCCcagcccggcccggcccggcccggcccggcccggcctaacctaacctaacctaacctaagcctaagcctaagcctaaccctaacctaacctagccccagccccagccccaaccccaaccccaaccccaacccttagGGGTTTACcctcaatgggattttcccatatcttttacctggaaaggaagaaaagcctgACTTACAAAGCCAGCACCCTTCTCGGCATACTGATGCGCTGCGAATTCATTGGCGACCTCCATTTTGCTCTAGGAATTCAAGGCGATcaaaccctaacctaacccttaCCTAACGCTAACCCCAGCCcggcccccggccccagccccagcctaaccctaaccctaaggggGTTTACCCTCCAATGGGATGTTTCCGTATCTTTtacctggaaaggaagaaaagcccgATCCGCAGCCTGATGTGGTGCGAATTCATTGGCGACCTCCATTTTGCTCTAGGAATTCATGGTgatctaacctaaccctaacctaaagctaaccccagccccagccccaacccTCCTTCTAACTGTCTTCTGATACCAGCAGCGCTCAGTCCGTGAGAAATGTCACCCCAGAAGGCGAAAGCACAGCTTGTCCGATTCCGTTCCCACCCTCCCTAACCTATAAGGAATTTGGTGCAGTTCCCCGTCCCAGTTGGTAGGAAGCCGATTGGATTCCCTAAAGAGAATCTAAAGATCTGAGCAAGGTTTTGTAGTGAGCAGGGGCGTGATGGCTTACCTCCACACACGCCGCTATTAGATTTCTGCGGGCAGGGTCGACCCTACGAAGCCTAGGACGACTAACAGAATTGAGGGCTTATATAgaaaaggtctctctctctctctctctctctctctctctctccctccctctctgtgtgtgtgcgtgtgcgtgcgtgTTTATACAGCCGGCTAGGTCTGAGGTAGCCAGCGCTCCTGTTCTTTTCGGGAAAAGAAGGACGGAGGATTACGTCCGAGCTTTGGCGGAACCTCCCGCTCCTAATAGGGTCGTCgcagggtctcggctcagcctttcagCCGGCCACTAGCGGCAGCGGGAGAGCAGTCGaccggaaaacacacacacacacacatatacacacagtagatcgggttattttcagctagCGACTCCCGGAGACCCCGGCAGTGAAACCGGCGGCCGTTTCATCAAGGCCACGCcgcgccccaccccaccccgaagaTTAGGCGGAAGGCGGAACCTCCCGGTTCTTAATAGGGTCGTggcagggtctcggctcagcctttcacccAGCGACTAACGGGCGCAGCGGAGAGAGGAGCAGTCGACCGGAAAACACACGTACAGTAGATcgggtttgttgtgtcttgccgccctcagagcagcggggccttcttacctgctcccgcacactgaggaatgtatgcctcccggtcccagtcctggctccatgcccacacaaactgcagaaggagaatctcctgccccagccctgactccatgcccaggcaagcggagcagctagacccctcccctcctccacagcaggtgagcctgaggaggtttattaccaacagctgattggtgtgaccctcgcatcagaagattggaggcggaggctacagaggaaggagggcaggccttaatgagtgctgagtcatggagccacaccccatggcctatataaaggatctactttctggcagtctctgagtcaggcaaagtcaaacttatcttgctgaagtcacttactggtctcctgcctgctctgaggactttgctgggactttgggcagagctgcagaggcacgcctgattggttcccggacccagccgtcagcggaggagtgggacgacatatacataaacatatatatatgtatgtatatatatacacacagtagatcgggttattttcagctacccgGCGACTGCGGAGACCCCGGCAGATGAAACCGGCGGCCGTTTCATCAACCGCCGCACCCCGAAGATTAGGCGGAAGGCGGAACCTCCGGTTCCTAATAGTggcagggtctcggctcagcctttcacccGGCCACTAACGCGGTGGAGAGAAGCAGTCGACCCGGAAGCGTGCCACATACATACAGGCATCCATCCgtcaatccttccttccatccatccatccatccatccatccatccatcgcctcgcccacacacgcatacacacactgcgcacacacacacacacacacacacacacacacacacacacagtagatcgggttattttcagctacccgGCGACTCGGGGACCCGGCGGCGAAAAAGGCGGCTGTTTGAGGCGCGGTCTACCGGAAGGCGGCGAGGCCAGGTCTGCCGGAGAAGATCGAGGCGCCCGTGGCGTCTTGGAAAGACGGAGAGATACAGAAAGAAGCAGTTTTCTCGGCCGGGCCCGGTCTActcgggagaaggagggaggttagggttagggtttagggTTAGCGGCGGAGGGGCAAGGTCAGAAAGgcgggaaaagagagaaaaactaagtccctccgtcAGCGGTCTACTCGGGAAGAAGCGGCGGGAGCAGAAGGGAGGCCttgagaggcagaggaaaaggaacaaagtgctgcagcagcagcagcaggcgtCCGGGGGGAAGGAGCAaaaaactaagtccctccgtccggcgccggtctactcgggagaggagcaaaaaaactaagtccctccgtccggcgccggtctactcggcacaggagcaaaaaaaaacaaaaaaaagccgcGGGCCTGCCAGCCCCTcgcctcccccacccctacccctacccctacccctaccccagccgggcagggcagggcagggggcgGGAGGAGAGGGACAGAGTCCCGCCACGGGCACCGGTCTACCGGCGGGGCCGCCGGCAGACCGCGACGGCCGGGGACGCCCTCCGCGAGGTCGTCCTCCGCGGCCGACCGGCCCCGCCCTCGGGGACGGAGGAGGCCCCGCCCCTCCGATCCGCTCGCTCGCTCGGACAAAAGCTTGTGTCGAGGCTGACTTTCAATAGATCGCAGCGAGGAGCTGCTCTGCTACGAAACCCCGACCCAGAATCAGGTCGTCTACGAATGATTTGCACCGGGTTCCCCATGCGACGTGCGCTTCGCCGCGGCGGGCGGCCCCTTCCGGCCGCGCTCCGCTCCCGTGACGGACGGCTCTCCGCACCGGGCCGGGCGGCCCAGCTATCCGAGGCCCACCGAGGCTCCTCGGCGCTGCGGTATCGTTACGTTTAGGGGGGATTCTGACTTAGAGGCGTTCAGTCATAATCCCACAGATGGTAGCTTCGCCCCATTGGCTCCTCAGCCAAGCGCGTACACCAAAGGTCTGAACCTGCGGTTCCTCTCGTACTGAGCAGGATTACTAGCGCAAcaacacatcatcagtagggTAAAACTAACCTGTCTCACGACGGTCTAAACCCAGCTCACGTTCCCTATTGGTGGGTGAACAATCCAACGCTTGGTGAATTCTGCTTCACAATGATAGGAAGAGCCGACATCGAAGGATCAAAAAGCGACGTCGCTATGAACGCTTGGCCGCCACAAGCCAGTTATCCCTGTGGTAACTTTTCTGACACCTCCTGCTTAAAACCCAAAAAGTCAGAAGGATCGTGAGGCCCCGCTTTCACGGTCTGTATTCGTACTGAAAATCAAGATCAAGCGAGCTTTTGCCCTTCTGCTCCGCGGGAGGTTTCTGTCCTCCCTGAGCTCGCCTTAGGACACCTGCGTTACGGTTTGACAGGTGTACCGCCCCAGTCAAACTCCCCACCTGACGCTGTCCCCGGAGCGGGTCGCGGTCGGGCGCTTGGAGCCAGAAGcgagagcccctcggggctcgccCCCCCGCCTCACCGGGTAAGTGAAAAAACGATCAGAGTAGTGGTATTTCACCGGCAGCCCGGGCGGGCCTCCCACTTATTCTACGCCTCTCATGTCTCTTCACAGGGCCAGACTAGAGTCAAGCTCAACAGGGTCTTCTTTCCCCGCTGATTCCATAAGCCCGTTCCCTTGGCTGTGGTTTCGCTAGATAGTAGGTAGGGACAGTGGGAATCTCGTTCATCCATTCATGCGCGTCACTAATTAGATGACGAGGCATTTGGCTACCTTAAGAGAGTCATAGTTACTCCCGCCGTTTACCCGCGCTTCATTGAATTTCTTCACTTTGACATTCAGAGCACTGGGCAGAAATCACATCGCGTCAACACCCGCCGCGGGCCTTCGcgatgctttgttttaattaaacagtCGGATTCCCCTGGTCCGCGCCAGTTCTAAGTCAGCTGCTGAGGCGCCGGCCGAGGCGGGACGACGGGCCGCCGCCGGCCCGCGAGGGAGGGACGGCCGCCGCCCGCCGCAGCTGGGGCGATCCACGGAAGGGCCCGGCTCGCCTCCGGAATCGCCGCCGCCCCCCGACCCGCCCGGCCCCGGAGGCGGGGGCGAAGCAGCGCCTCTCCCAGCCGCGGCGCGCCAGCCCGCCGCGCCCCAGCCCGACCGGCCCAGCCCTCAGAGCCAATCCTTATCCCGAAGTTACGGATCCGGCTTGCCGACTTCACCTACATTGTTCTAACATGCCAGAGGCTGTTCACCTTGGAGACCTGCTGCGGATATGGGTACCGGCCCGGCGCGAGATTTACACCCTCTCCCCGGATTTTCAAGGGCCAGCGAGAGCTCACCGGACGCCGCCGGAACCGCGACGCTTTCAAGGCGCGGGCCCCTCTCGGGCGAACCCATTCCAGGCGCCCTGCCCTTCACAAAGAAAGAACTCTCCCGGGGCTCCCGCCGCTTCTCCGGGATCGGTCGCGTTACCGCACTGGACGCCTCGCGGCGCCCGTCTCCGCCACTCCGGATTCGGGGATCTGAACCCGACTCCCTTTCGATCGGCCGAGGGCGACGGAGGCCATCGCCCGTCCTTCGGAACGGCGCTCGCCTATCTCTCAGGACCGACTGACCCATGTTCAACTGCTGTTCACATGGAACCCTTCTCCACTTCGGCCTTCAAAGTTCTCGTTTGAATATTTGCTACTACCACCAAGATCTGCGCCCGCAGCGCTCCACCAGGCCCGCGCCCTAGGCTTCAAGGCCCACCGCGGCGGCCCTCCTACTCGTCGCGGCCTAGCCCCCAGGGCACGCTTTGCCGGCGACGGCCGGGGATGGGCCCGACGCTCCAGCGCCATCCATTTTCAGGGCTAGTTGGTTCGGCAGGTGGGTTGGTACACTCCTTAGCGGATTCCGACTTCCATGGCCACCGTCCTGCTGTCTATATCAACCAACACCTTTTCTGGGGTCTGATGAGCGTCGGCATCGGGCGCCTTAACCCGGCGTTCGGTTCATCCCGCAGCGCCAGTTCTGCTTACCAAGACTGGCCCACTAGCCCTCTCGCATTCCACGCCCGCCTCCACGCCCGCGAGCCGGGCTTGTTCCGCATATAAAGCTTGCGACTAGGTTGAGATCGTTTCGCCCCAAGACCTCTAATCATTCGCTTGACCGGATAAAACTGCGGCAGCCTCTGTGCCCTGAGCGCCAGCTATCCTGAGAAACTTCGGAGGAACCAGCTACTAGATGGTTCGATTAGTCTTTCGCCCCTATACCCAGGTCGGACGACCGATTTGCACGTCAGGACCGCTACGGACCTCCACCAGAGTTTCCTCTGGCTTCGCCCTGCCCAGGCATAGTTCACCATCTTTCGCGTCCTAGCACGCGCTCACGCTCCACCTCCCGGACGGGGCGGGCGAGACAGGCCGGTGGTGCGCCCTCCGCTCGGAGGCCTCGGGATCCCACCTCGGCGGCGCGCGCCGGCCCTCACCTTCATTGCGCCACGGGGCTTTCGTCGGCAGCCTCTGACTCGCGCGTGTTAGACTCCTTGGTCCGTGTTTCAAGACGGGTCGGGGCGGCCGACGTCGCCGCGGACCCCGTGCGCCCGGCGCGGCCCCATCCCGCCCGGCGGCGCGACGCGGTCGGGGCGCACTGAGGACAGTCCGTCCCGGGAGACAGTCGCGTCGGGGGGGGGGCCCGGCCCCCGCGCGCGCCGGCCCCCGCGCCGCCTGCCCGCCGGCCCCCCGCGAGGGCGGCGGGAGCGGCGGCGGGGAGCCGGCGGGGGGGGCGGGCGCGGCGGCGGTCTTCTCCCTCGGCCCCGGGATGCGGCGGGAGCTGCTGCGGCGGGCTCTAACCCCGCCGCCCGGCGAGGCGCGGGCCACCGTCGAGGCCTTCCCAGCCGACCCGGAGCCGGTCGCGGCGCACCGCTCCGGCGGAAATGCGCCCGACGGGGGCCGGAGCCGTCCGGGCGGCGGTCCCCTCCCGGAACCCCCCTCCCCGCGAGGGGGCGGCGGGAGGGAGGGGATccgccggcccggcccggccgacCTCGCCCGCCGGGTTGAATCCTCCGGGCGGACTGCGCGGACCCCACCCGTTTACCTCTTAACGGTTTCACGCCCTCTTgaactctctcttcaaagttCTTTTCAACTTTCCCTTACGGTACTTGTCGACTATCGGTCTCGTGCCGGTATTTAGGCTTAGATGGAGTTTACCACCCGCTTTGGGCTGCATTCCCAAGCAACCCGACTCCGAGAAGACCCGGTCCCGGCGCGCCGGGGGCCGCCACCGGCCTCACACCGTCCGCGGGCTGTGCCTCGATCAGAAGGACTTGGGCCCCCCGCCGGAGCGCCGCCGGGGAGTGGGTCTTCCGTACGCCACATTTCCCGCGCCCCACCGCGGGACGGGGATTCGGCGCTGGGCTCTTCCCTCTTCACTCGCCGTTACTGAGGGAATCCTGGTTAGTTTCTTTTCCTCCGCTGACTAATATGCTTAAATTCAGCGGGTCGCCACGTCCGATCTGAGGTCGCGGtccgagaaggagagggagggcgcCCGCCGCGCTCTCTAACGGAAGGGGGGCCCGCGCGGCCCCCCGCCGGCGCGGTCGGATCGCCcggccgccccctccgagggaggCGCGGCGCCA
This DNA window, taken from Ahaetulla prasina isolate Xishuangbanna unplaced genomic scaffold, ASM2864084v1 Contig117, whole genome shotgun sequence, encodes the following:
- the LOC131187263 gene encoding collagen alpha-2(I) chain-like — its product is MHGLIFETSICYWQDQPGSRPSCAGIGAGEGRAGDGGAERRRGPARVAPSASRRGRAGTAGLAAVGPEREGPQASRWPSGGLSGDGRLRVTLEKSAPSEAGERRGRSRGREAGARRRASRSAEEGSFTPRPGTARGRQARRGPSGEAGLGPTGWRIRAAKRRFESVAEAGASAPPEHRPAEAGPRGPSRGDRGVHDRSGRRRTRPTARQPSQGERGGPCRGRVAPHGTARCTCRRWRAGRPARLKGSEVARNLRAPGEPGFGILDAVGVSGVRGGRRRDSRMPRSAAAAESAPVRLPVDRDGRLHSQRNTTGLPGLGAATGGEEDHIPAPCRRASSPTSAEASVPSPGAGRDPGAEPRASGPVCRTSAAASAGRIPTLGRAAPPASVPSPGLGAIRGMRRDRSTVEAGGTVYLLGSLQFQFKSPAFLGRLEPGPRPQPQPNPNPKGVYPPMGCFRIFYLERKKSPIRSLMCRAGQGRGREERDRVPPRAPVYRRGRRQTATAGDALREVVLRGRPAPPSGTEEAPPLRSARSLGQKLVSRLTFNRSQRGAALLRNPDPESGRLRMICTGFPMRRALRRGGRPLPAALRSRDGRLSAPGRAAQLSEAHRGSSALRYRYV